Genomic window (Polaromonas sp. JS666):
CGCTGCCGATGCAGGCCAACGGGCAGATGTTCCCCTCGACCATGCCCGGGCGAACCAACTTGTGGCGGCGCGTGCCGATCGGCACGGTGGGCGTGATTGCCCCGTGGAACTTCCCGCTGCTGCTCGCCATGCGCTCGGTGGCGCCGGCGCTGGCGCTGGGCAACGCGGTGCTGCTCAAGCCCGATGCGCAGTCCGCCGTCACGGGTGGCATGTTGATCGCCCAGGTGTTTGCCGACGCCGACCTGCCGGCGGGCGTTTTGCATGTGCTGCCGGGCGGCCCCGCCACGGGCGATGCAGTCGTGCGGCACCCGGCGGTCAACATGATCTCCTTCACCGGCTCGACGGCGGTGGGGCGGCAAATTGGCGAAGTATGCGGTGGCTTGCTCAAAAAGGTGGCGCTCGAGTTGGGCGGCAACAACGCCATCGTCGTGCTGGACGATGCCGACCTGGACGCCGCCAGTTCCTGTGGCGCCTGGGGCGCTTTTTTGCATCAGGGGCAAATCTGCATGCAGGCGGGCCGCCACCTGGTGCACCGCAGCGTGGCCGAGGCCTATTCCCAGCGACTGAAGCAGCGCGCCGAGGCGCTGCATGTGGGCAACCCGCACGCCGGCCCCGCACATTTGGGACCTGTCATCAACGCCAAACAGCGCGACCGCATTGACCAGATCGTGCAGGCCTCGGTGGCGCAAGGCGCGCGCGTGGTGACTGGCGGCACCTACGAGGGCTTGCTCTACCGCCCGACCGTGCTCACCGAGGTGCAGCCGGAGATGCCGGCGTTCACCGATGAAATTTTTGGCCCGGTCGCCCCCATCACCGTATTCGACACCGACGAGGAGGCGGCGGCGCTGGTCAACGCCTCGGCCTACGGTCTGGCGGCGGCCATCCACAGCAGCAACATTTCGCGCGCCATGGCGCTGGCCAACCGCTTGCACACCGGAATGATTCACATCAACGACCAGACGGTGAACAACGAATTCCACGTGCCCTTTGGCGGCATGGGCGCCTCGGGCAATGGCGGGCGCTTTGGCGGTCCGGCCAACCTGGAGGAGTTCACCCAAAGCCAGTGGGTCAGCGTGATGGACAAGCCCATCGTGTACCCGTTCTGATCCCTTTCCTGAGCCCTTTCCCATCGACAACATACCCCCAGGAGACATAAATGAATATCCCCAAAATTTCCCATCGCACCCTCGGCACCTTGCTGATCGGCGCCAGCCTCACCATCGTGGCCGGTGCGGCCCGGGCTATTGACATTGACGCTGGCGACTACACCGCCTTGCCAGAGGGCACCAACGTGGGCTTGCTCTACATGCAGCACGCCAAGCGCAACAGCCTGTACGCCAACGGGCAACAAGTCCCCGGCAACAACGGGCTGGACTCGGACATTGGCATCCTGCGCCTGATCCACTTCACCAAAATTGGCGGCTATGTGGTCGATCCCCAACTGCTGCTGCCTTTCGGCCACCTCAAAGCCACGGGTGCGCTTGGCCCGGTGCTGGGCAAGGGTTCAGGCACGGGCGACCTGATCCTGGCCGCCACGGTGTGGACCATCAATGAGCCCGAGAACAAGCGCTATTTGGGCATCACACCTTTCCTGTTTGCCCCCACGGGCACTTATGACGCGGCCAAGGCGCTGAACCTGGGTGAGAACCGCTGGAAATACGCGCTGCAGGTGGGCTACATCCAGGGAGTCGGCGACAAGCTGACTTTCGATCTGGCCGCCGATGTGACGGCTTATGGCCACAATGACCGCGCCAACCCGGCGGGCCAAACGCTCACGCAGGCACCCAGTTACCAGGTGCAAGGGTTTATGCGCTACGCACTGAGCCCCGGCTGGGACCTGCGGGCCGGTCTCTCGCGAACCCGCACCGGCGAAACCAAGCTCGATGGCAACAGCAGGGCAGACGCCTCGACCATTGACAAACTGCAACTGGGCACGGCAGTCTTCCTGACCCCGAAGACGCAATTGCTGGCCACCTGGGGACGTGACCTGTCCGTCAGCAATGGCTTCAAGGAAGCCTCGCGGGTGAACCTGCGCCTGCTGCAAGTATTCTGAGCATTCCTCACTTCCATACCCCCTCCAAGGAGACAAGAGATGCCCTCCATGCAACACCAGGCCGCAGGCCCAGGCGATGCCTTCCTGCCCGCCATCAACGCCCTGCGGGGACTGTCACGGCGCGACTTTTTGCGTTTCTCCGGCGCCGGCGCCGCCGCTGCGCTGGCGGGCGGTGCCAGCTTCGCGGCACTGCCCGCCGGCGTGAAGTTCATCAACGAAGCAGAAGCCGCCATCTTCACGCGGCTGGCCCAAGTAGTGCTGCCGGTGGCCGGTAGTCCACTGGTCCCGTGGACGCCTGACGGCTTGCTGCAAACGCTGGACGGCGCGCTGCTGGCCACCATGGCGCCACATATTTTGACGGGCCTCAAAGGCGGCATGCAGTACTTCAACGACGGCCCCGTGGCCCTGTACAAAAAGCGTTTCACCGCGCTCGACGACGCCGAAGCCACGCAGTTCTGCGATGCCTGGGGCAATTCCAATCTGCCGCCGCAGCGCGGCCTGACGATGGGGCTGAAGAAGTTGATTCAACTGTCGTACTGGGCCAACCCGGCAAGCTGGGAACCCTTGGGTTACGACGGACCAATGACCAAGCGCCTGGGCCTGAAGTCCCTGGGCAACGCACCGCTGCCGACACGCTGAACATCACCATTCGAGGACACACCACATGAAAAAATCCATTCCCGTGAAGCTCGCCAAGCAGGGCCTCAAGGTCACGCAGGCCGGTGACATCACGCAGGAAAAACTGCACCTGAAGGCCGATGCGGTGATCATCGGTTCGGGCGCTGGCGGGGCCATCGCCGCCTACGAACTGGCGCGCGCGGGCAAGACGGTCATCGTGCTGGAGGCCGGTCCGTACATCCCGTCGGAGAAGTTCACCGAGATGCTGGCCGTCTCGATGGGAACGCTCTACCAGGACCACGGCGGGCAGTCCAACATGCATGGCGATATTGCCATCCTGCAAGGCGCCTGTGTTGGCGGCTCCACGGTGGTCAATGCGGCGCTGTGCTTTCGCACGCCCGATTACTACCTGAAGCTGTGGGCCAAAGAGTTCGGCCTGAGCAACCTCACCAAGGCGGTGATGACGCCGTACTTTGAGAAGATAGAGCGCAACCTGCACATCCGCACCGTCGCCTCGCACGAGACCAGCCCCGGCGCGGAACTCATCGGCATTGGCATGCGCAAGCTCGGCTACCCGCCAGGCAAGGCGCGGCGCAACATCAAGGACTGCGCACTCACCGGCGCCTGTTTCAGCGGCTGCACTTCCGACCGCAAGCAATCCATGCTGGTGACCTACCTGCCCTGGGCCGTGGCGCATGGCGCGACCATCTTCGCCGACACGCGTGTCACGCAAGTGCTGGCCGAGGGTGGCAAGGCCAGTGGCGTGCTGGCCGAGGTCATCGACCCGGCTACCGGAAAGAAGAAGGCCGATGTGCGCGTTGATGCCCCCATCGTCGTGCTGGCGGCCGGGCCGATCCAGACGCCGCTGCTGCTGCTCAAAAGCGGGCTGGCCAATAGCAGCGCACAAGTGGGCAAGAACTTCGCCTGCCACCCGACCTTGTCGGTCACCGCTGAATTTCCCCACGAGGTCAACGACTTCCACGGCGCCACCCACTCGCTTTATATGGACCAGCACACACTGCCCGAGAAAGGCGGCTACCTGTTGCTCAACGCGATCCAGGAGCCGGTGGAGGCTGGCTTTCAGGCCGAGCCCGGCACCGGCAAGCCCTACGTGGCCTACATGACGGGCTACAAAAATACGATCCGCCTGATCAGCCTGATCCACGACAAGAATGTAGGCGAGGTGCGCTGGGAGAACGGTCAGAAGCAGATCCATTACACGGTAGACAACGATGACTTCGATGCGATGAAGAAAGGGCTGGTCGCCACGGCGCGCATTTTGTTTGCCTCCGGGGCGAGCAAGCTTTACCTGCCGTCATCCAACAAGGCGGTGGTCGAGAGCGCCGATCAGGTGGAAAGCGTGATCGGCGCGTTGAAGAACGAACCGGCACGCTACAAATACACCTCCTTCCATCCGCAGGGCACCTGCCGCATGGGGCGCAACCCGAAGACCACCGTAGTCAACCCCTACGGCGAAACGCACGACGTGAAAAACCTGTACGTGGCCGACGCCAGCCTGCTGCCGACCTCGATCGGCTACAACCCCTCGGAGACGGTGTACGCACTGGCAAGCTACATCAGCGACCGCATCGTCAAGGCGCACGCGTAAGCATCTGTTGTGACTCTACTTTTCGTTACTGCCTGCACCATGACGTGCTCATCGAAGCGCAGGTCAATGCAACTTTTGAATGCATGGCGGCTGTGTTGGACAGCCGCAACGCAGGCGATCCGCCCTATCAGCCGATGGCAATCAGCGACGGCGTGAAGGTCTGCAATTGGCTTGATTCAATAGCTATTGGCGTAATACTGGCAGAGACTACTGACCAAATTAACTTGAAGAGTTAATGGAAAAAAGAACGGCGCCCTCGGGCGCCGTTCTTTCAGGGCACTGCGGCTTGTTCACACCAGAAAGCGTTGCGCCAGCAGCACCCAGTAGGCCGCGCCCACGGGCAGGTTGGCATCGTTGAAGTCGTAGCCTGGGTTGTGCACCATACAGGCGCCGGCGCTGTCGCCATCGCCGTTGCCGATAAACAGATAACTGCCGGGCACGCGCTCCAGCATGAAGGCGAAGTCTTCACTGCCGGACACGGCCGGGCCCTGCAGGGTCACGCGCCCGGCGCCGACCAGCTCCAGCGCCACCTCGCGGGCAAAGGCGGTTTCGCCGGGTGTGTTGACCAGCACCGCGTAACCGGGCCGCCAGGCTATCTGCGCCTGCACCTCAAAGCTTTCGGCCTGCGCGGCGATCAACGCCCTGATGCGCTGCTCCAGCTTGCTGCGCACCTCTCGGTCCAGCGCGCGCACGCTGAGCTCCAGCGTCGCGCTTTGCGGGATCACGTTGTTGGCCTTGCCGGCGTGCAGCGCGCCCACCGTGACCACCGCCATCTGCAGCGGGTCGATGTTGCGCGAGACGATGGTCTGCAGCGCCATCACGATGCTGGCGGCCGCCACAACGGGGTCGGCCGCGCGGTGCGGCATGGCGCCATGACCACCCACGCCGGTCAGCGTGACGGTGGCGTAGTCTGACGAGGCCATGGCCGGGCCTTCGCGCAGCACCAGCCGGCCCTGCGGTATGCCGGGCATGTTGTGCATGGCGAAGACCGCATCGCAGGGGTACTTCTCGAACAGGCCGTCGTCCATCATGTGCAGCGCGCCGCCGCCGCCTTCTTCGGCCGGCTGGAAGATCAGGTTCAAGGTGCCGGAAAAGCGCCCATGCTCGGCGAGGTGGCGCGCGGCGGCCAGCAGCATGGCGGTGTGGCCGTCGTGGCCGCAGGCGTGCATCACGCCCGCATGGCAACTGGCGTGCGGCAGGCCGGTGGCCTCGTGGATGGGCAGGGCGTCCATGTCGGCGCGCAGCCCGAGCCGGCGCTGGCCGTCGCCACGCACCAGCCGGCCGACCAAGCCGGTGCCGCCCAGGCCGCGCTCGACCGCGTAGCCCCAGCCTTGCAGCTTCTCGGCCACCAGGGCCGAGGTGCGGTGCTCGTCGAAGGCCAGTTCGGGGTGGCGGTGGATGTCGCGCCGCAGGCCGATGAACTCATCGGCCTGCGCGTGCAGTTCTTCAAGCAAGGGGCTCATGGGCGTGCCTCACTGCGGCTGCAGATTGATCGATTTGGCGATACTGCGGTAGCGCGCGGTCTCGGCCTCGAAGAACTTCGCCGATTCGGCCAGCGACAGGGGCGGCGATACCTGGGCCGCCTGCGCCTCCAGTTGCGTGCGCACAGAGGTATCTTTCAGCGTCTCGCCGATGGCCTTGTGCAGCCGCTGCACCACGCTTTCCGGCGTGTTCCTCGGCACCATGAGGCCGCTCCAGATCTTGTACGAGAAGTTCTTCAGCTCCTTGCCTTCGCTGGCGGCCGGCACGTTCTTCAGCAGCTCGGACCGCTGCGCGCCCAGCTGGCCTATCACCTTGAGCCGGCCCTGCTCGGCCAGCGCGCCCATGCCGGCGCTGTACACCAGCACGGCGAAGTCGACCTGGCCGCCGCCGATGTCCTGCAGCAGCGGCGCATTGCCCTTGTACGGCGCATGCGTGAGCTTGATGCCGGCGACTTGCTGCACGTTCTCGAGGATCAGGTGGTACAGCGAGCCTATACCCACGCTGCCGTAGGTCAGCGGCTTGTCGCCCGACTTGCGCGCCAGCGCGATCAATTCGTCAACGCTGTTGGCCGGCAGGTCCTTGCGCGCGACGAACACCATCACCGACTCGGCCACCGGATGCACCAGGCGGAAGTCTTCGGCCTTGAGTTTGACGGCCGCGTTGGCCAGCGGCGAAAGAATCACCTCGTTCGGCGACCCCTGGAACAGGTAGTAGCCGTCTGCGGGCGCCGCCAGCACCTTCTGCGCGGCCAGCGCGCCGGCGACGCCGCCCAGGTTTTCCACGATCACCTGCTGGCCCAGCTCCTTGCCCAGCGGCACGGTGAAGATACGCGCGATCGCATCGGATGGCCCGCCCGCCGGGTAGGGCACCATCAGGTTGACCGGCTTGGTCGGGTAGGTTTGGGCGAGGGCGCCGCCGGTGGCCAGCAGCAGACCTGCCAGCAGGGCGCCGAATTTCTTGAATGTGTTCACGGGATGTCTCCTTGGAATGAGTGCATGGGGGATGCACTTGAGGATGCTAGACATCCCGAACTAATGTGTCCAATGCATTATTTTTGTGATTAGTATTCGTATTACTCATTCAATTCGCCTGCACCATGAACCTCCAACACCTCGAACACCTGCTCGCCGTGGCCGAGACCGGTTCTTTCAGCCGCGCTGCCGAGCAGCAGCATCTGACGCAGTCGGCCCTGAGCCGCAGCATCCAGACCCTGGAAGGCGACCTGGGCGCGCGCCTGATCGACCGCACTGGCAAGCGCAACGAGCTCACGCCGCTGGGCCAGGCCGTCGCCGTGCGCGCCCGGCGCATGGTGTTCGAGGCGGCCGAGCTGCGCCGCAGTGCCGAGCTGCTCAAGCAAGGCGACCTGGGCGCCATCCGCATCGGCCTAGGTTCGGGGCCGGGCGTGATGCTGATGACGCCGTTTCTCGTATACATGGCCCAGCACCATCCGGGCGTGCAGGTCAGCGTGTCGCCGGGCGCGACGGAGTTGCAGCTGATGCTGCTGCGCCAGCGCACACTTGACGCGCTGGTCATCGACGTTCGCCGCATCGCGCCGGCACCCGACCTGGCCATCGAGAACCTGACCGAACTGCGCGCAGGCTTTGTCTGCCGCAGCGGCCACCCCTTGCTGCAGGCCGGCAGGCCCGTGTCTTTTGACGAGATGCTGCGCTACCCGCTGGCCTCGACGCCGCTCAGCGCGGAAGTGGCGCATAGGCTGGTCAACCGCTTCGGGCCGCGGGCCGACCCGCAGCAGGCCGTGAGCCTGCGTTGCGACGACATCACGAGCCTGATCGAAACGGTCAAGGCCTCGGACGCGATCTACCAGGGCATCGTGGCGGCTGCACGCGCCGGCATCGAGGCTGGACAGCTGGCCGAACTGGCGACCGAGCCGCCGTTGGCCATTGGCGCGCGCTTTGCGTTCGTCACGCTGGCCGGGCGCACCGAGGCGCCGTCGATGGGTTTGTTTCGCCAGTTTGTGGCTGAGCGGCTGCGCGACTGAATGTCAGCAGACATCCGATCAGGTGCAACCCAGCGGCAGCATCGGGCCGCTGCTGCATGCATGGCACCGAGTCCCGGCGCGGTTCCCGTATCAGCTTGCTGTCGCGCCGGACTTCTTCACGAGCTCGGCCCAGCGCGCGATCTCGGACTTCATGTGCGCCGCGAGTTCTTCGGGCGAGCTGCCCACGATCTCCATGCCGAGCTGGTCGGTCAGCTTGGCCGCCACGTCCGGCATCTTCAGGATTTTGACAATCTCGACATTGAGCCGCTGCACGATGGGCTGCGGTGTTCCCTTGGGCGCATACACCGCCTGCCACGAGGCCATCTGGAAGTTCTTGATGCCCGCTTCCATCATGGTGGGCAGGCTGGGTGCCAGCGCCATGCGTTTGGGGGTGGTCACCGCGAGCAGCTTGAGCCGGCCGGCCTGGGCCAGCGACACGGCGGCCGTCATCTGGTCAAACATGAAGGTCACCTGGCCGGACGAGACATCCAGCATGGCGGGCGGTGTGCCTTTGTAGGCGATGTGGGTGAGCGGCACGCCAATCAGGTCGGCAAACATCTCGCCGGCCAGATGGGTCGAAGTGCCCGCGCCCGAGGAGGCGAAGTTGCGCCGGGACGGTTCGCGCTTGAGCAAGGCCACCAGGTCCGCCACCGAATTGATGCCCAGGTTGGGGTTGACGATCAACACATTGGGCAGCATGGCGACCAGTGCCACCGGCTCAAAGTCCTTCACGGGGTCGTACGGCAGGTTTTTGTAGAGGCTGGCATTGATGGCGTGCGTGCTGATGGTGCCACCCAGCAGCGTGTGGCCATCCGCCCTGGCCTTGGCCACGTAGGTCGCGCCCACGGCACCGGCGGCCCCCGGCTTGTTGTCGACGATCACCGGCTGGCCCAGTATTTCGGCCAGCTTCTGCGACAGCGTCCGGCCAATCACGTCGGTGGAACCACCCGGCGTGAACGGAACAACATAGGTGATGGGCTTTGAGGGCCAGCCCGGGGTGGGGAGGTCCGCGGCGCTCACCGTGGCCGGCAATGGGAGCAAACCGCCCAGGCCCAGGCCACCCAAACCAAGAACGGCCTTGCGGCGAGAGAGATGTGTCGTCATCACGGTTTCCTTATGAAGAGCGTTGCATACAGGCAACAAGATAGATGCGCCGAAAAACAGAATGTTAGCGCTAACAATTTATTATAAAACACGAACCTGGCGCACTCAGGTCAGGCGCTGCCTCTTTGGATGATGGAAAACCCGATATCGCGCACCGGGGGGCCGACATCGCGGTTTGCCACCCGGTCCAGAATGAAGTTGGCGGCCTGCCGGCCGATGGCGGTGCCGTCGATGCTTACGGTGCTCAGTTGCGGATAGGTGAAGGCGGCGAACGGCAGGTCGCCAAAGCCCATCACGGCGATATCTTCCGGCACGCGCAGCCCGGTGGCGTGGGCCTCGGTGATGACGCCATGGGCAATCACGTCGGAGCTGCAAAACACCACGTCAAGGCCGGGATGGCTGGCGCGCAGCTCGGCAAATCCGGCCCGCCCGTTGCCAAGCGAAGACGGCGACGGCACCACACACGCCGGAATGCCCGGCACACCCAGCTCGGCAAAACGCTGCTCGAATCCGACCCGGCGCCGCGTCGCGCGCTCATCGCTGGCACTGACGATGCCGGGCCGGTGAAAGCCTCGCCCATGAAGGTAATCGGCCACCGCGGCGCCCACTTTCTCGTGGGAAAATCCCACAATCATGTCGAGCGGCGTGGGCGTGATGTCCCAGGTTTCAACCACAGGTATGCCGGACGCCAGCAGGCGCCGCCGCCCTTCGGCGGAGTGCATGATGCCGATCAGCACGATGCCGTCGGGCCGGCGCCCGATGATGGCGTCCAGCAGGGCGTCTTCCCGCGCGCCGCCATAGCCGCTCTGGCCCAGCATCAGCTGGCAGCCAGCCTCGGCGAGGGCATCGGTCAGCGCCTGGATGGTTTCCAGAAACACCGGTCCGGCGATCGTCGGCACCAGCGCAGCCACCAGCCGGCTCCGGTTCGATGCCAGTCCGCCCGCGACAAGATTGGGCACATAACCGCTGCGCGCGATCGCGCCGCGCACGCGCTCCAGCGTGTCGGGCGACACGGCGGCGGGCGTGTTGAGGGCGCGCGAAACGGTAATGGCCGACACGCCGGCAAGCTTGGCCACATCATTGAGCGTGATGCCGCCCGTGCCTGGCCTGGCGGCCCGGCCTGGCTTTTTCAGGGAATCCATGCGCTGATGTTAACGCTAACTTGCACGGACCTTGACTGCTGGCCCAGCGCCAGGGGAGATACGTGGCGCAGGCGGTGACGGCAACCCTGAACATGCCGCAAGGGGATATCCGGCAAGGAAAAAAGAGAGGCCGGTTAAGAGAGGCCGGTTTGTCTGTGTAAAGTAGAAACCAATTGAAACACTTTGCAAGTGTCGCAATGAATTGGCCGTTGCCCTTTAACCTCGGAGCTCTCCGTTCAGGCATTGGCGGTTGCAACCAGCCCGGCTGAGTGTCATTATCCAAAAAATTTTCCCGCAAACCCGCTCTAGATGGCCTCGCAACCTGAAGTTCTTCAATCCTGCATAGAGGAAGCCGCAAAAGCAGCCAAGCCGGCACTGGAACGCTGCATCGAGGATGCAGTTGCAGCGCTGGAGCTCGCGCAAAGTCAAAGTGCCAGTGCGGCAGAGCGCGAGGAACTCACTGCAGCCTGCCGCGCCTTGCTGGAACACAAGACAAACTGGAGCACGCAGTACAGGGCCGACCTGCTTGTGGTTTTCAGGACCCAGGCCGCAGAGGCAGCGCAAGCGACCTTGACGCCGGCCGGTGTATCGCCGCGCAGCCCGGGCGTCGCCTCGACAAGCTCGCTCTCCTCCATCGAAGCGTTTTCGCTGGTCGAGGACGCCGATGTGTCCCTGGCGATTGAGTCGTCGCGGCTGCTGCAGCTGGTTTTACCGGCGGTAGAGCAAAGCCTCGCTGAACTCAACACGCTGATCAGCGCCGTACAAGGCCTGCCCAATGTGCGGCCTGAACTCAACCCGCTGCGGCCGGAGGTCTTTGCGCAGACGCTTCAGCAAATGATTTTTGCGGCGCCCGTCGATCGGGCCGTCTGCACACTGTGGATCAAATACCTGGCCGCCCCGCTCGGGCGCGAACTCAAGCTGGTGTATGAACGCCTGATCAACCAGCTTGAGCTGGCCAATGTACAGGGCGCTGGCTACCGCGTGCTGCAAACACCTGCCAGTGGCGGCAGCAAAAGCAGGGGCAACCCGCAGACAGGGACCGGCCAGGGCGCTGGCCGCGCAGAGGAGTCGTTCCGCCCCCCGCCGGTCGGCTATGTGTCTGACGAGCCCCTGCGGCCCTCGCAGTTTGCCGACCTGACCGACCCCGAGGTCAAGAGCGACCTGTTCCATGATTTCCTGTTCAATGGCGCAAGCAACGCCCAGCGCGGCCTGGCACCCGCCTACTACGACAGCATTGAAGAAGAACTGAAGGCGCTGAAAGCAGCGCGCGAGACGGCACAGGCTCCGCTGGAGTCACGCTCTGCACCGCTTTCCGGCTATCAGAAAGTGCCGGCCGTCGACCGCCCCCAGCGGGTGGTCGATGAACGCAGCCAGCTGAGCCAGCAGGTCTGGGGCGCTTATGGGCGCCCCAGGGAACGCGACATTGTCCGGACCCAGCTGAAGAAGGAAGCCAGGCAGGTCGGCCAGGTGATGGGGCTGGAGGTGGTGCGCAAGCTGGTCAGCCATGTGGCACAGGACCCGCGCCTGCTGGCGCCGGTACGCGAGGCCATCGTGGCGCTTGAGCCGTCGCTGATGCGACTGGCCATGGTGGATCCGCATTTTTTCAGCGACGAGGACCATCCCGGCCGGCGCCTGATGGAGCGCGTGGCCCAACGCAGCTTCAGCTACAACGACGAGTTCAGTACAGAGTTCTCGGAGTTTCTCCAGCCGGTCATACGCGCCTTCAACAAACTCAACGGACGGGACATCCAGGACGCCCAGCCTTTCGACTCCGCGCTGGCCACACTGGCCCAGCACTGGGACGAACAGGACCAGTTCGAAGCCAAAAACCGCGACAACCTGCTGCAGGCCCTGCGATTTGCGGAGGAACGCCAAACCCTCGCCGATGAGATTGCCCTGGAGCTGAGCAGGCGTTCGGACCTGGGGGATGTACCGGCTCTGGTACTGGACTTCCTGTTCGAGTCCTGGGCGCTCGCCATGGCCCATGCCCGGCTCACCGACACGCGCAATCAGGTCGACCCGGAAGGTTTTGGTTCGGTGGTGCCCGACCTGCTGTGGAGCGTCAAACGGGAAGTGACCCTGAAGCGCCCCGCCAAACTGTTCGAGATGCTGCCGGGCCTGCTGGGCAAACTTCACGCCGGGCTGGCCTTGCTGGGCCAGGACCCGCGCGAAAGCGAGACATTCTTTGAAGAGCTGATGAAGCTGCACCGGCCGGTACTCAAGCTGCGCCGGCTCAAGAGCCAGCGTGACGCGGAGGAGTCCGGTGCCATGCCGCTGGAGCCTGAAGAAGCCCCGGCCCCCACATTCATCACCGACACCAGCACCGAACCCCGCCAGGCCCGATCAGCCGCGCCCCCCTGGCTGGGCCGCGATGACCTGGATGCTGCCGGATTTGAGGATACGCTGCCCACCGCGCCCGGAGAACTCGCGCCGCTGGAAGACGACACCCCTGCCGTGGCCGAGTCAGCGACAACCGACGATCCGGCCGGGACCCCAGAAACACAGCCGGCGCAGCAGCAGGGCGTTCCATCTCCAGCAACCGGCCCAGCCATCGCCCCGGCCGAAGCCGAGCGCCTGCTGCGCGGCCTGCAGGCGGGCCACTGGGTCGACCTGTATTCCAAGCACCGCTGGCTGCGCGCCCAGCTGATCTGGGCCGGCACCAAGGGCACGCTCTTCATGTTTGTGAGCCATGGCGGGCAACCCCATTCCATGACACGGCGAAGCTGCGAGCGACTGATCCGGGACCGCCTGCTGCGGCCCGTCGATACCCAAGGCGTGGTCGGCCAGGCGCTCGACGCGCTGGCCCTGGAGGCGGATGCCTCCGCCGGCGCGCCCGGGGATGTCTCGGCACCAGCAGACCTCATGAACGCTTGAGCGCCTGAGCACTTAAGCTCGCAAGCGCTTTTTCCTGGTCCGCCAACCCGCAAGGTTGCGGTATGGTCGGCGCTAACGACCTCGACCGGCATGCAGGGGCCAGGGTTTCCTGAAACAATTTCAGGTGTAACGCCCCTGAACTTGTCACAATAATTCCTCTCTGATCGAATCAGATCGAATCATGAAGTCCAGCCACCCACGGCCCCCACCCTTGCCCGGCGGCCCACCGGTCGATGATCCCGACGAGCCGCCCAGCCTGCCGGTGCAGCCTGACGACAGGGACCTGCCCGCGCCGGGCATCCCCGACGACGAAGATCCGGTCCGCAAGACGCCACTTTGAGCCTGACGGAGACATCCGCCACGGCGTGTCCACCCGCTGCCTGTCCGCCCGCTCCTTGGTTCCGCGGAGCAGGATACACATGGATGCAGATCGCAGCGATAACTTCCAGTTCCCATCGATGGAAAGGCCTAGACTGGGGCTGCCGACGGCTTTCCGTGAGAGCCAGCAGGAGGTAGCTCGTTGCTTCAAAAAGATCTGTCTCTGGCCAACCGGCTGATCTCAGCACTGCCAGCGTACGAACGCGCGATGTTTATCGAACATAGCGAACTGGTGGAACTCAAACCCCAAACCGTGCTGACAGAAGCTGGCCAGTTGTCCGAGCACGCCTACTTTCCTGTGGAAGGCTTTGTGTCGATCATCCTGCCCGTGGAACAAGCCCACGCCCCGGGCCTTGGCATTGCCCTAGTGGGCAACGAGGGCATGTGCCACACCTCGCTGACGCTTGGCGTGGAAATCTCTTCGTTTACCAGTCTGGTGCAAGGCGCAGGGCGGGCCTTCAAGATCCACCGTAATGCATTGCGGCTGCGGCGCACTGAAGATGCCTGCCTGCGGACTGTCCTGCACCGCTACGTCGACGTTTTTGCAAGCCTCATGGCACAGCAGGCGGCCTGCCTGCACTACCACACGGTACCGCAACGCCTGGCGCGCTGGCTGCTGATGACACGTGACCGGGGCCATTCCCGGGAGCTCTTTCTCACCCA
Coding sequences:
- a CDS encoding FAD-dependent oxidoreductase yields the protein MKKSIPVKLAKQGLKVTQAGDITQEKLHLKADAVIIGSGAGGAIAAYELARAGKTVIVLEAGPYIPSEKFTEMLAVSMGTLYQDHGGQSNMHGDIAILQGACVGGSTVVNAALCFRTPDYYLKLWAKEFGLSNLTKAVMTPYFEKIERNLHIRTVASHETSPGAELIGIGMRKLGYPPGKARRNIKDCALTGACFSGCTSDRKQSMLVTYLPWAVAHGATIFADTRVTQVLAEGGKASGVLAEVIDPATGKKKADVRVDAPIVVLAAGPIQTPLLLLKSGLANSSAQVGKNFACHPTLSVTAEFPHEVNDFHGATHSLYMDQHTLPEKGGYLLLNAIQEPVEAGFQAEPGTGKPYVAYMTGYKNTIRLISLIHDKNVGEVRWENGQKQIHYTVDNDDFDAMKKGLVATARILFASGASKLYLPSSNKAVVESADQVESVIGALKNEPARYKYTSFHPQGTCRMGRNPKTTVVNPYGETHDVKNLYVADASLLPTSIGYNPSETVYALASYISDRIVKAHA
- a CDS encoding benzaldehyde dehydrogenase, whose product is MDTLLYPPPNSGHWTGKIYSDGWVAAQGGTAAVMEPATGGTLGQIGIASTADVDRAARSAQSARAAWAATPFDQRAAVMREAARLLKERAGEINGWNVRECGSIMPKAEWELSATYEQMLMAAALPMQANGQMFPSTMPGRTNLWRRVPIGTVGVIAPWNFPLLLAMRSVAPALALGNAVLLKPDAQSAVTGGMLIAQVFADADLPAGVLHVLPGGPATGDAVVRHPAVNMISFTGSTAVGRQIGEVCGGLLKKVALELGGNNAIVVLDDADLDAASSCGAWGAFLHQGQICMQAGRHLVHRSVAEAYSQRLKQRAEALHVGNPHAGPAHLGPVINAKQRDRIDQIVQASVAQGARVVTGGTYEGLLYRPTVLTEVQPEMPAFTDEIFGPVAPITVFDTDEEAAALVNASAYGLAAAIHSSNISRAMALANRLHTGMIHINDQTVNNEFHVPFGGMGASGNGGRFGGPANLEEFTQSQWVSVMDKPIVYPF
- a CDS encoding twin-arginine translocation signal domain-containing protein; the encoded protein is MPSMQHQAAGPGDAFLPAINALRGLSRRDFLRFSGAGAAAALAGGASFAALPAGVKFINEAEAAIFTRLAQVVLPVAGSPLVPWTPDGLLQTLDGALLATMAPHILTGLKGGMQYFNDGPVALYKKRFTALDDAEATQFCDAWGNSNLPPQRGLTMGLKKLIQLSYWANPASWEPLGYDGPMTKRLGLKSLGNAPLPTR
- a CDS encoding transporter, which produces MNIPKISHRTLGTLLIGASLTIVAGAARAIDIDAGDYTALPEGTNVGLLYMQHAKRNSLYANGQQVPGNNGLDSDIGILRLIHFTKIGGYVVDPQLLLPFGHLKATGALGPVLGKGSGTGDLILAATVWTINEPENKRYLGITPFLFAPTGTYDAAKALNLGENRWKYALQVGYIQGVGDKLTFDLAADVTAYGHNDRANPAGQTLTQAPSYQVQGFMRYALSPGWDLRAGLSRTRTGETKLDGNSRADASTIDKLQLGTAVFLTPKTQLLATWGRDLSVSNGFKEASRVNLRLLQVF
- a CDS encoding M20 aminoacylase family protein; this encodes MSPLLEELHAQADEFIGLRRDIHRHPELAFDEHRTSALVAEKLQGWGYAVERGLGGTGLVGRLVRGDGQRRLGLRADMDALPIHEATGLPHASCHAGVMHACGHDGHTAMLLAAARHLAEHGRFSGTLNLIFQPAEEGGGGALHMMDDGLFEKYPCDAVFAMHNMPGIPQGRLVLREGPAMASSDYATVTLTGVGGHGAMPHRAADPVVAAASIVMALQTIVSRNIDPLQMAVVTVGALHAGKANNVIPQSATLELSVRALDREVRSKLEQRIRALIAAQAESFEVQAQIAWRPGYAVLVNTPGETAFAREVALELVGAGRVTLQGPAVSGSEDFAFMLERVPGSYLFIGNGDGDSAGACMVHNPGYDFNDANLPVGAAYWVLLAQRFLV